TGTCCTGTCGATTGAAAACCGGATAACAAATACCAGCCAATCATCCCCGGTGTGCCGAATAATCGTCAAAAACGAGTCCACAAATACACTCACGTGCTGGAGCGGATTATACTGTGAGACATATTCAAGAATCCAATTGACGGACGCCAATGGAGTGACGGTCGAGTTCACCTCAAGTGGGGGGCAAATTGGAACCAGAACCAGTGAGGATCAAATTAAGGCAATGGTAAAAAAGCGGTTTCAGGATTGGATGGAAGGCCAGTCCAGAACAGCGGGGTTTATCTCAGTTCCTCCAGGTCAAAATTATGGGGTGGGATTCAGTCTTCCGGAATTGTTCGCAGTTTCAAAATCAGGAGTTTACGTGCTTAAGGTGCAAACGTGCCTGATCCAGAAGGTGGGAGGTCAAAGCTCCGATCCAAACCTTAAAATCGTATGGTTTCCCCAAATGACTGCCAAATTGGACATGGTCGTGAAGTAAACGGCTCGTAAACCGAACGGGCAACCCTCCGGCTTTGCTGGAGGACTCACTAAGTTTGCCTGCTCCGGGAGTCGTTGCTTGCCCGTGATTTTGTGTCCGGTCGAGCCACGTCAGGCGGCAGCCTGACCTTCAAGAAGGCGTGACAAGTTGGCGCGCCCGGCTTAAACCGGTCGGGCATGATTCGTTCCCTCGCCTTCACCACGCAAGGCCGGCTCCATAGCCGGGATGTCGAGGTGTTTCTCATGCCCACGCTGCTGAACGACACCAACCTTTTCCTCTGGGTGGACCTCGAAAACCCCACGGCCGAGGAAACCAAAATGGTGCTCGAGGACATTTTTCACTTCCACCCGCTCGCCATCGAGGATTGCGTCATGGTCAGCCCGGCGCCCAAGGTCGAGGAGTATCTGCCGAAGGAGGGCGACAGTTTCGCGCCGCACCTGTTCATGGTCATTCATGCCGTGGATTACAGCCGGAAGGACGGCGTGTTTGACACGAACGAGCTGAATTTCTTTCTCGGGAAGAACTTTCTCGTCACCTACCACGAACGGCCGGTGCGCAGCGTGACGGCGGTGGAGGACCTGGCGGTCAAAGGCACGGTGCACATCGCCAAGGCGCCCGACCGGGTGGCGCACCGGATTCTGGATTCCATCGTGGAAAACTACAAACCGGCCTTGGACGAGTTGTCCCTGGAAATTGGCGAGTTGGAGCAGGCGGCCCTGCAGGATCCGGGCACGGAAACGTTGAACCGGATTTTGCAGGAGAAGAAGGAGGTCATGCACCTGCGGCAGATTGTCGGGCCGCAACGCGAGGTGCTGGCGCGCTTTGCCCGGGGCGAATTCACGCTCGTGCGCGCCCACATGGTGCCTTACTTCCGGGACGTGTATGACGGGCTGTCGCACATTGCGGACACGGCGCAAAACTACGCCGATTCGCTGACGGGCATCCTGCAAATCTACCTGAACATGTCCTCCAACCAGACGGGCGAAGTGGTCAAGCTGCTCACGCTCATCACGGTCATCACCACGCCGCTGATGATGATCGGCACGTGGTATGGCATGAACTTCAAACACATGCCGGAACTGGACCTGGAGCACGGTTATCTGATTGCCGGTGGCGTGATGCTGGTGACCACGCTGCTGACCTACTGGTATTTCAAGAAGCGAAAGTGGTTCTGAGCCGATGGCGCTGCCCAAGACAAGTTTCCTCGACAAGGTGCTCGGCCGCATCGGGCGGCTCGACAGCGAAGGCCTGCAGACCGTCGTCCAGCGGCTCGCGCGCGAGCGCAGCTTCCTCGAGACGCTGTTCAACACCATCGAGGACGGCGTGCTGGTGGTGGATGAAGCGGGCCGCATCCTGTATTTCAATGAGGCGGTCACGCGGCTCATCGGCTTGAAGGCCGGTGCGGAAGGCGAGCCCATCACCAACTACCTCGCGGAACTCGACTGGCGGCGCATTGCGCGGTTCGACAGCGAAGGCGGCCGGCACGTCATCCGCCACGAATTCGAGGTGAGCTATCCGCGGCCGCGTTTCCTGCGGCTTTACGCGGCGCCGCTGGACGGCGAAGCAACGGGCAGCTCCGGCGTGGCGTTGATTTTGCACGATGCCACCGAAGCCCGGCAGCAAACCTTTGAAGCCATCGAAAGCGAGCGCATCCAGGCGTTGACGCTGCTGGCGGCCAGCGTGGCACATGAACTGGGCAACCCGCTCAACGCGCTGCACATTCACCTGCAACTCATGGAGCGCGAATTGAAAAAGCTCACCCCGGCCGCCGGCGCCGGCGGCCGGCTGGCGGCGGGCGCGGGCGACGTTGCGGAATCGGTGCGCAAGCTTTCCCAGTTCCTGGGCGTGGCCAAGGGCGAGATCAACCGCCTCGATTACATCATCACGCAGTTCTTGCAGGCCATCCGGCCCACGCCCGCGCAGCTCAAGCCCGGCCAGCTCAACGACGTGGTGGCCAAATCGCTCGACCTGCTCCGGCCGGAACTCGAAAACCGCGACATCGCCGTCAAGGAGAAGCTGGCCCGGCGGCTGCCGGACGCGCCGATTGACGCCGTGCAGCTGCAGCAGGCGCTGGTCAACCTCATCAAGAACGCCATGCAGGCCATGACCCGGGGCGGCACGCTGACGCTGGCCACGGGCGAGGGCTCGGAGGGCGTCTGGCTCAGCATCACGGACACCGGCTGCGGCATTGGCGACGAGCAGATGAAGCACATTTTCGAGCCGTTTTACACGACGAAGAAAAAGGGCACCGGACTGGGTTTGATGATCGTGCAACGCATTGTCCGCGCCCACAACGGCCGCATCGAACTGGACAGCCGCGCCGGCCGCGGAACGATGTTCCGCATCTGGCTGCCGTTGCATGAACCCAAACCGCGGCTGCTGGCCGCGCCGAACGCCCCTTGAAACCCGCCTTGCCATGCTGAAGCCGACCCTGCTGATTGTGGATGACGAAAAGCCGACGCGCGAAGGGCTGCGTGCGGCGCTCGAGGAGCGCTTCGACGTTTACCTCGCCGAGGACGCGAAGGCCGCGCTGGACCTGCTCGAACGCGAGAGCTTTGACGTGATGCTCACCGACTTTCGCATGCCGAACGAGGACGGCTTGAAGCTGATTGCCCGCGCGAAATCCCTGCCCAAGCCGCCCGTTTGCATCTTGATGACCGCCTACGGCTCGGAGGAAATCGCGGTTGAGGCGATGAAACGCGGCGCGGATGATTACATCGCCAAGGGCCGGATGCAGATTGACGAGCTGGAAATGCGCATCGCGCGTTCGTTGCGGCGGCAAAATCTCGAAGTGGAGAACCTCGCACTGCGCCAGCAGCTCGACGCCAAGTTCGGCCTCGAAAACATCATCGGCGAATCGCCGGCCATGACCGAGGTGCTCGAGGTGGTGCAGCAGGTGGCGCCCACGCGGGCCACGGTGCTGCTGCTGGGCGAAAGCGGCACCGGCAAGGAACTCATCGCGAAGGCCGTTCACCAGCTCAGCCCGCGCGCGCGGCAGCCGCTGGTTACGGTGCACTGTGCGGCGCTCTCGCCCACCTTGCTGGAAAGCGAACTGTTCGGGCACGAGAAGGGCGCCTTCACGGGCGCGCACGAACGGCGCATCGGCCGGTTCGAACAGGCGCAGGGCGGCACGTTGTTTCTCGACGAAATCGGTGAAATCGACGCGACCATTCAGATCAAGCTGTTGCGGTTTCTCGGCGAACGCACCTTCGAGCGCGTCGGCTCCAACAAGACGTTGACGGCCGACGTGCGGCTCGTGGCGGCGACGAACAGGAATCTCGAAGAGCTGGTGAAGACGGGCACGTTTCGCGAAGACCTGTTCTTCCGGTTGCGCGTCGTGGAAATCAATCTGCCGTCCCTGCGCGAACGGACCGGGGATATTCCGTTGCTGGCGCGGGCG
Above is a window of Verrucomicrobiia bacterium DNA encoding:
- the corA gene encoding magnesium/cobalt transporter CorA, producing MIRSLAFTTQGRLHSRDVEVFLMPTLLNDTNLFLWVDLENPTAEETKMVLEDIFHFHPLAIEDCVMVSPAPKVEEYLPKEGDSFAPHLFMVIHAVDYSRKDGVFDTNELNFFLGKNFLVTYHERPVRSVTAVEDLAVKGTVHIAKAPDRVAHRILDSIVENYKPALDELSLEIGELEQAALQDPGTETLNRILQEKKEVMHLRQIVGPQREVLARFARGEFTLVRAHMVPYFRDVYDGLSHIADTAQNYADSLTGILQIYLNMSSNQTGEVVKLLTLITVITTPLMMIGTWYGMNFKHMPELDLEHGYLIAGGVMLVTTLLTYWYFKKRKWF
- a CDS encoding ATP-binding protein translates to MALPKTSFLDKVLGRIGRLDSEGLQTVVQRLARERSFLETLFNTIEDGVLVVDEAGRILYFNEAVTRLIGLKAGAEGEPITNYLAELDWRRIARFDSEGGRHVIRHEFEVSYPRPRFLRLYAAPLDGEATGSSGVALILHDATEARQQTFEAIESERIQALTLLAASVAHELGNPLNALHIHLQLMERELKKLTPAAGAGGRLAAGAGDVAESVRKLSQFLGVAKGEINRLDYIITQFLQAIRPTPAQLKPGQLNDVVAKSLDLLRPELENRDIAVKEKLARRLPDAPIDAVQLQQALVNLIKNAMQAMTRGGTLTLATGEGSEGVWLSITDTGCGIGDEQMKHIFEPFYTTKKKGTGLGLMIVQRIVRAHNGRIELDSRAGRGTMFRIWLPLHEPKPRLLAAPNAP
- a CDS encoding sigma-54 dependent transcriptional regulator, with the translated sequence MLKPTLLIVDDEKPTREGLRAALEERFDVYLAEDAKAALDLLERESFDVMLTDFRMPNEDGLKLIARAKSLPKPPVCILMTAYGSEEIAVEAMKRGADDYIAKGRMQIDELEMRIARSLRRQNLEVENLALRQQLDAKFGLENIIGESPAMTEVLEVVQQVAPTRATVLLLGESGTGKELIAKAVHQLSPRARQPLVTVHCAALSPTLLESELFGHEKGAFTGAHERRIGRFEQAQGGTLFLDEIGEIDATIQIKLLRFLGERTFERVGSNKTLTADVRLVAATNRNLEELVKTGTFREDLFFRLRVVEINLPSLRERTGDIPLLARAFLREFAQENNKPVTDFTADALEALMAYRWPGNVRELRTAIEHAVVLSRTEKISLRDLPPSVRNYTPDAAGPAPDLTGENLTVKDAEKKLLIRALKETGGNRTLAAKRIGMSRRTLHRKLHLYHLEDL